The DNA region tgcaaattctttataattaaaaaaaaacatttgaagCTATGTAGAGTTTATAAAATgcagttttaaaatgtaataaaatatttgaattagttAATTGCCCATTTTCAAatggtattaaaatatgaccaaatttgaaagaatttttgtttcataacaatatataaattcataaaattcaGTTTAGATCAATTATTCACCATTTAAAAGCAACTAAGTAAACAATATAAAGGAacaaaaattctatttattattaaaattatatttcttataatttctaaaaaacaaaaccaCAAAGTCAAgtacaatatattttgcgaacgagtaaatataaaactgaGCGAACTCGGGACggtatatagaaataaaatatgattactttttattcctaggttatgttaataataaaaagttgtgTTTTCATAAAagagtaatattaaaacacaacATTACCTcggagctggtgctttccttgcGTTTCCTCTTGCCTTTGACTTCCACACTGACCTCGCTCGCACTAGTCGACGTCACTTGTTGGTCTTGTTCCTGTTTGGCTTTCTTAGCCTTGGGTTCGGGTTCGACCTCCGCTTGTGGCTCTTCTGGCTCCGGTTGGGGTGACGGCTCTTTTTGGGGCGACGTGTCTTCCTGCAATATccattaattcattaaaaacttatttattataaaaatatgcttaAGTCCTTTTCTGTAGAGCTTGTTAATATATGGATAAGTagactataatatattatatggatAAGTAGACAGCTACATTTAACAGCTTTACTCAAAAGATGTCgatgaaaaatacaaaatgtaaaaataatacattccaaattaaattaagtaaaaaataataattcatgatAAATGTTACTTTCAAACAATTCTTTACAAAAATCTAGTTTACTGATTTAACAATTGTGAATAACCAAAACTTCTTCTATTACGTAAATCGACTATAGAATCTTAAAATACATCacctaaacaaaaaaatgttttgttaataatttcatttaaaaaatatattaaagttacttttataaaaatagtaatacaaAAACCAAAGATCATATCagctaaacaattatttctgaaatgttgaatagataaatttttaaagaatcattatttttgcaATGAAATATATGCTatgtaattttgaaaacttacCACAAAGAGCACTGTATGTTGGCCACCAGCAGATATTCTAGCTGGTTTGTGGCTGCCAGCAGACAGATTAACACCCAAACATATGGACGGTGTGGGTTCGTTTGCGTCGGAACTTGTACCTGTGCCCAACTGGCCTTCACTTCCCATACCCCATCCTAGTACTTCACCTGGGAAAAcacagaaaatattaataacatttattaagttaaccAAGATCAAAATTAGAATATCAGCCTCTAATGAgaacgtttttatattttgataggATCTGAACCCAAGGTGGTTCACCGGAAGTCACTAAATAAGgtactaatatatttatagatggGACATAGTAACATACCAATATATcctaataaaaacatattaaaaatgctGAACTTAGCAATTAGTTGGTACCTGTTTCAGTAAGAGCAAAGGAATTACTAGTTCCGGCTGCTATACTGATGCATTTCTTGTTCTGGAGAGCAGGAAGAGGCTCTAGGGCTTCTGCATCCGTATTTCTGTCGCCTAGACCCAATCTgaaggaaaaatattatttttgtattaaatatcaaCCTCATAAAATCATaagtttcatttcattatAACAGATATCAATTTTACTTTTTcgattacatttaaaatttgcaTGTGATTttagtgacgtgtcgatcgcgtgattggtaaaacagttgacgtttgtgtcccgcgctgtgtacgtaAACTTTCCTCCACtgccttgtttaatgctcaaaaagtttgccggtatcagTACGGTACATATATGGTACGAATTACTTCggatatatgtaatattaacgTATTAACTGATTCATATCTTTTGTCTGCCTCGTAACCCATATTGGGACCATACCTGCCATATTCGCAACGTCCCACTGCGTACACCTGTCCATTGGAGTCAAGAGCAAGGGAATGATGCTGTCCTAAAGCGACTTCTTGCCAACTGAGTGTATTGGAGAAGGCATCACATTCTATCGGAGTGTATAGAGCTGTTTTGCGCTTTTCACCTGTTATACCTACAATAATgagacatttttataatttgtcaGGTTTAGTCTACAgatgtttttaatgaaatatatacatattaaggattttctaaaaaaaacatacatgcATGTTTGAAAGAAATAATAGGTCAAATTGATAACGTCTAAAACTTGTACTAAACAAAATCTCACCAAGTTGCCCGTAGTTATTGAGCCCCCAAGCGAACATCTTGTCCGTGACGGCGTCCAACGCGAACGTGGCATGGTATCCTGCCCAGACACGGGACACTATGCACTTCAATGTTACTTTTGATGGTACCAGCAGAGCACCTgaaaaaaaaagcaaataacAGTACTTCAGTATTTCTGAACTTATTACGTTTACGCATCTCATGTTAAAGCAAATAGTCACGAGTCTTCATGTTGCAATATTGAAGGCCCCACTAGGcagaattacatttaattcaagttattgttacacaaattaaaaacagattatactaattatttatttagataatggTTTCGTTGCATAAGatatgaataatttcatatttgtcATGTCAAATTGTTATTATGGAAATCAGAACAGTTTTGACAGTGCTCATTAGTCTATATGATGTCTTGACAatcatgaaattattatttcaagcaaaatatcaatattgaaagaaatatattactattGTTTTAGAAATTATGTTTATGGAAGTACTCACTGAATCCCTGTCGAGCTTCCCTGGATGCTGAGCGTTGTGACAATCTTCCAAGTTGACCTTGTTCGCCACACCCCATGGTGTATACAGCACCACTTGTCTGCAAGTGTATTTTGAAATAAGGCCAgtagttttataaatcaaataaaatcaatcaaatgaaaaggaaaaatagaaaactaaaattagaTTCAAGCATAAACAGGGAGAAATTTTAACAGAAATGTAGATTCTAGACTTGTACTGTTACCTATTTACTACTTACAGATAGAATAACAAGGTGATCTCCTCCTGAAGCTATGCTCACAGCTGTCTCAGGAATGGCCAGTTTGAGTGGCTCCTTAGAAGACTTGCCTTCACGAGCCCTCAATACAAGTCCCATACTGCCATGGGAATCctgaaaattttgtttgttatacttaaaaattaaattaataacttgaTTATGCTTTCtctacaataataatgttttctaAATTGTTTTTCTGAAGCCATTAAGCCTCTTTAGGATAGGTCACAATATCAACTACAATTAAGACATTCTTTTGGATTTCATAgtcttcaattatttataatgtacagAATTATTGTAACTAAAGAATATGCATATTTTAGTACTAGAATGACTTACCCGGAAAGCACCCCAAGCATATACATCTCCATTATTAAGTAATGCTGCAGAATGAGAATCTCCAGCTGAGACGGAGACAGCAGGAGCTGGGAGCGACACAGAACTTGGTGTACCTTCCTCTTGTTCATTGGTTGTAGGGCGTCCTAGAGCTCCTTCATCATTGCATCCAAAAGTCCATACCTGTAAAGTAttgctatatatttatacatttcctTAGAAAAAAACTCAGGTCATGTGTGTGTCAAAATTATCTTGTTTCAATGAAATAGATGGCATTACtggaattataatttatactccagaaaaaggaaaaaaaggcaaattacttttatatttgtctagacagtaaataattttacgttggaacatttttattaacatctCTGCTTAGTATACAAATCTTGTAAATAGAAACTCACCTTTCCCTCAGAATCAAGTGCAACAGTGTGCATGCCCCCAGCGCATGCATCCACTATTTTGTTACCCAACCCTGTAACTTGcttaaacctaaaaaaaaagtaaattgtaaatatgcAGAACAAATTTTGAGAACAGAGAGTGGGAGTTTCGAAAAttgaaaacatatatataaaactgcaGTCATTTGTATATTAACTTGTCTGTTAATACTTACTTTGTGGTCTCAATAACATTTTCACCCAATCCCAATTGTCCAACATCACCTTGACCACATGTTAACACACAACCACGTCCCTTTGGAGCACTTGGTACTTCCAATTGTATTGctggaataataataaaataatgtattttagttattatattttaaggttagttatgttttttttgttatattaatttatgttatttttatcttaaagattgaataaaattactatcttcaatacaataattgtgTACAATCTATTATGTTTGATCTTCTCTACTGACAGGGAAAAATCAGAAAGTCATTTcaatgataaatttatttatgatgacctgaattattacttttaatataaggaTGTAGAAAGAActagaatttattaaacatgcCTTGAAATTTAACctcaataaatttttgaccTTGAAGAAACtgcaaatatgtaatataatgatTGTTTCTATCTAAAAATTCTGTtggtgtatattttatatctcatttaattttcatggtgaaatttatatatgttataacatagtaatagaatataataacgatGGGTAGGTACGATAAATCTGAAGGACGCATAGTACTTAAAAAATAGACTGCGCCAGAAAGCCGCGATTATTCATCTAACCTCAAATTTTAGCCATTTAGTCCCGACGcttacgtaataaaataaaaatagaatatcaATACGAAGTCAAATCTCGTTACACTTTATTATACTCATTACAATAGTGTACCAATGTAAACAAATTGCAATTGTGTAAAAAGGCGCCAATACTAGTAAATGCATTTCCCGCCATTACGGTTTGACAGGTCATTGACGTCGTAGAAATGTAAAGAAAACAAGACCCATGTAAATTTACCTCCCCGTTTCTTCTTATTTTTGGGTGCCGATGATGCTGTAACGGCGGATGTTTTAGATGCCGTTCTTTTGACACCTCGTGCAGCCGGCATGTCTGCAATATTGTTATAACTTAAAGACGCGTCACTCGTCGGTAAACATACACATCGAGCGCGGCAAATCAACGCTTAAAGAACGCTTTGGCTTGATGACGTCTTCAGTTTCTACAATTGTTAGCATTTTATTTCGACTTTGCTCGCATCTGCATCAATCACAATGCTATGCTATCGCTGACTTATGCAAAATCCGAGAAAGGTTATATTGCATTTTGTGTTGCACTAAACAGAAAGAACAACGCATCAAACCATTGTCAGAAATATCTTATCGACTTGAAGTATTTTACTTACTGATTTCTCAAAAGGTATACTTGTATtccaaattataaatgaataaaatagcCACTAAACATAAGATGACGTATTATTTAAGCGTACGAATCTCGTACATTTCACAAACTAAAAACTTCTTTCACCTTCGCTTGGTCAACGACGAAGTGCAAGAATGACAATTGACGTTTATACATTTCACGTTTgacaactataaatatataaccacagccttaaaataaaaatgcttcaAATGTAATAGATAATGCAAAagtaaactaattattataattgaatattttagaacttgttttaattttatgtgtcCGTTTTGTAAGTTTTGCCATCCTCGTATAACCGCGTATTTGGAAGATGTTgtgaagatatatatatatatatcagtaataataataattatttgttagatTGTACAATATAAGGGGTatctaaaactattatatacatCATTTGTAATCAAggtactttttataaatatttacagttaaaaaattttatttagaatgtgTGAAACGTCTGAATACGAATTTAATCGTACTCGTCTTGTGTACCAATCCGAAATGGCTAGAACTACACTATAATGCTGTACACGGTTCCCGGTCCAATCTCCGTCAGGTGAAATATTCTTCGAATATAACTTGGATATGACCGGAACTAGAAAAGTAGTGTCGATTTAGCCTaccaaactcaaactcaaaataattttattcatataggtaaagaAATACACTTATGagcgtcagaaaagaagttaaattaattgtaaatttatattaattaccatTTCGCAAGTctagggcgtagagcgggcaagaataACTGGCAAGAAACATTCCGccactttttttaattgctaagttttgagtcataaaaattgtttgaactggagcaaatcaattccaaggattatttaaatattcgtcaaatttagaaaaagctttattgtttaatttacgtttaacgagggctttgaatttatttagtgacaATTCTCTAATTTGGCTTGGgggtttgttgtaaaaacgaatacaatttccatataaggagtggtttatcttatggagcctggttggtcttACACTCAAATTGGTTCTGTTCGAGTATTAttggtgaaagtcaccatttgtcttaaagtattttttgtaaatacaacAAGGCTCCATGAATATATTGACCTGATAGTGTCGTCATATTTAAGTCCTTAAAGTTATTTCGTACCGACTCCCTTGGGGAAACACAACAAATACCACTTGCGAACAGCCCGCTTCAGGAGCACAAATATGGATTGAACCTCTGCAGCAGCACCCCACAGTAGAATACCGTACGAAATAACGCTGTGAAAGTAGGTatgatacacaattttaacCGGGTCCTTATCAGTAAACTGTCTAATTTACTTTACTGCATATGCTGCAGAGCTCAACCTATTCGAAAGAGTATGTATGTGTGGGCCCCATTGGAGTTTACTATCACTTGTTATGCCTAGAAAAACAGTTTTGTCAACAAAGTTTTGTTCACTGTCCTTAACTTTCAGGTTACCAATATCTCGCTTTACGCTAGTTATAGTAGTAGTTGTTGTAAAtctatttcattttgttttattgtcatTGAGCCGTTAGTTATTTACGTTAAAAAAGTTAACTATACGAGGGATAGACTTGTTTACATCGTCCAATAATAAGTTTCCCTATTCACTTTAAATAGAAGTGAAGTGTCATCGGTAAATAATACCATCTCATGAACTCCGTTGGCAAAGAATGGTagatcatttatataaattagaaatagAAAAGGCCCGAGAATCAAGCCCAGAGAGGTGACTCCATTGACATGCACTCTTTAGATCCTTCcctttaaatatgaattcatCAGGCTGGAAGCTTTGCCATCAACGCCACAGTGTTGAAGCTTTCCAACCAGGATGAACACAGTCAAAGGCCTTTGACAGGTCACAAAAGACGCTGACTCCATCATGTGATTCTTCCCAGCCGTTAAATATGTCCGAAATCAACTTCACACCAACATCGATTGTGGAGCGACTCTGAGTAACGTTAGCTTACTAACGCCATCACAGATAAACTGTCGTATACGAAGTTAAcacaaaagttatttatttattcttaaccGCTGcacggctctggctgcttcggttagagcgacacattcactttaaaaaattgagcTGTTTGCTCCTAGAGATAGGTATACGTTGTTGTTGAGATCAAGAGATAATATGCCAGCGCCGGAGCCACGCCATTTTTGTGCCATCGGTATATATAACGTAACCGAAATATCTATCATCATCTATGTCATAATCTGTCTAAATTACCAGTATattgaaacataaaaacaacatttatattattatttaccattttgaattaatatggtattttatacagaacttaaaatatatatatctcataTACGTTAAGGTAAGTAACTTTTGCTTCTCTCTTTGTCTCGTTGTGAAGATAGCTTGAAGATACAACCTTTCTGTTTTTACGGATATCAAAGACGAAAATATggaattttatgatttttggGCCGtatagtcttttgttaacatagcttttacacattgaaaacACTtcttaaacggattgaagctatgtattattattataaatttaaatttttccgacgattcgcgtgctttacagcgtatatatacatataagtttataataataatacatagcttaaatccgtttaaaaagtttttactttTGGGGCCGTATTTCAAAATGTATatgcaatttttatattatatatggtcTCTGCAATTCCGTCTTTTCGTTCATGATAGGCACACGATGGTACgataataaacacaaattgCTCGGCATTAGCATTTAGATTGTGTAATGCATCAATGCCTATGTCTAATAATGTTTATGCTTTTTATGTATCTATGACGAATTTTAGAACTACTTGAGAATGTAAACATTCTGCGTGAACATTATagttgttaattaaatgtcctTCTATTTCATAAAGCTATTTCTGCCTTTGTTTCAAATACTATAGACAGggttatcagccttctgtgtaaAACGATTGTGATCATAAAACGTTTAATTtggttttaatattcttatgtTTCTATCTGTAATCGGTTTGATTGAGCGTCTGTGGAAATTGGAAAACGAACTGGAGCTTTTAGGTAGCAttatcaaataatacaaaattttattgattgcaatttaattgaattaaagtgaaattatttttttccattaatttaattcaacatGTTTATCAGATGTGATCCTGatgattaaatgtattaatgcTACAAATGTCTTAAGGCGGCTTAGAAACCCcagtaaatagttttttctattattaaataaacatcacatatataatttaaaaaattacaatgtgctttataatacagttttcttaaatatgtacatatcaGACAATTACGGTGCGATACAttttgcaaaaaataaaacataacttttacaattataaaaaagtttataattgaGATATATGTTTTAgctactttttactttttagaaAAAGGGGTttcataactttttttttgaataaacagttcaaaatataaaacaaacaaatttggGCCCAGGGGCAGTACGTGTCAACTCTTGTCTCGACTTTTTACGGTGTAAGATGTTTAAGAATTTCTTATTAAGCACATTAAACATTCatttacatgagaaaatatactagcacaataatatgttacactttttaattaattgtatattacaaTAGTACTACagacttattatatatactacaatTTCTTTATGGAGACAGCCCTCAGTAGAGGTCCGAACTAATCCGATCTAGGTACTTTCAAGAAAAGTCGTTTTAGCGACCTTGCATTTTGTTAGTTGtctactattattgttatctttTACACTGTTATATTCCTAGATACTATCTATTTATGTATGAACATTCGTGGACGCTTGACGAACCCATGCCACCTCTATATAAAGAGTCCCCTCGGGTGTAATGAGCTCCGATATTACAGGACACATAGTTCATGAACAGTAAGCATTTCTTTTTTAGTGACTGGACAAAGTGACTTCCCGTGGTGTTTAGTCCGCGCGACCATGGATGAAAAAAATCTTCCTTTGACCGTAGAGAAGGTTACTGTGTCGTCTAAGAATTTCTGGATCATTACTTTCAAGTTTTGGTCCAATCTTGCGTTTCTATcatgatatatatattcacaTATATTCATGATGATATATGCGTGATGATTTGaggtttacattttaaaaactgtcAATTGGTTTACACTtgaaagtcataataattaaattggaGATATCccatattttttcatacagaattaatattgtattttaaattttcatcgCAATCGGTAATTGCCACAAACAAagatcaaactttttaaatttgttttaattttctatttattaattgttattaatatgtaggtctttattgtaaatactgtatatttgtctgttgcaaataaatataactgttctttacaattttcttatatagGCTACAACTTGAAGCAAATTTTTGAATTCCTTTCTCACACAATAAAAAGTCGAATAAACAATTTGCTAATCATTAACAGGTAAACGAGTGGGTGGCGCCTTAGTTAACGCCCACCATCGAAGCCTTCGATATAGCCGTCTCTTTCACACATCGTGGTTAGGGGTCAAATCTGAATTTCGAAATCTGAACTAACAAGTCAACGGAAAGATTCCAGACGTAAAACTTAAGACTAGATAGTTACATttgatttactttaattaaattttcttatttgaaaCTGATTCATCAGATCCTGACTTAAAGAGAaagagaatttttaaattcatccAGGTGTCTGCATATAATTAGGAATGCAAATAAAAGGTCCTCCAATTTGGAATCTGGAccacttatataataaaaacagtaagGAAAATCCTGTCTTGCCAGCATGATTTCTATCACTTCGCTTCTGCGTCTTAAACTTGAGGAGAATAAACTAACAAGAAATGTTGGTATtcgtaaaaaaacttataggTGCACTTGTATATGCTTCAAGGCTTAAATGTGCAGGTGATATTTCTAGAGCGCAGGATAAAAGATGGAcacttgaaaaaacaaaatgcacTGGACCTACTGAAAAGAGATGTGGATGACAACAAAAGAAAAGGTGGCCAGATGACGAgacaaatggaaaaatatggaggaggcttttaccGTAAAAGAGGCTTTATAAAACTAGACcacttaaaaagtaaaaaaaaaggaaatttagaatatatactaacaaaactaatacttatattaagaaatgtatattaatcaattattgtttggattcattaataatattgttacgagctaggggatcggatagaaaatgccgtagattcaaaggtttatttcttgataaatcaatgaggaatttatgggcacaaattaattgcagagatgcactaattacacacacaaaaacacagtcacttattactcacttatgcacacttcacacagtactttatcacttgtattcactttatcgcttcggtgtttctctcttgtta from Pieris brassicae chromosome 2, ilPieBrab1.1, whole genome shotgun sequence includes:
- the LOC123720111 gene encoding regulator of chromosome condensation isoform X1, with translation MPAARGVKRTASKTSAVTASSAPKNKKKRGAIQLEVPSAPKGRGCVLTCGQGDVGQLGLGENVIETTKFKQVTGLGNKIVDACAGGMHTVALDSEGKVWTFGCNDEGALGRPTTNEQEEGTPSSVSLPAPAVSVSAGDSHSAALLNNGDVYAWGAFRDSHGSMGLVLRAREGKSSKEPLKLAIPETAVSIASGGDHLVILSTSGAVYTMGCGEQGQLGRLSQRSASREARQGFSALLVPSKVTLKCIVSRVWAGYHATFALDAVTDKMFAWGLNNYGQLGITGEKRKTALYTPIECDAFSNTLSWQEVALGQHHSLALDSNGQVYAVGRCEYGRLGLGDRNTDAEALEPLPALQNKKCISIAAGTSNSFALTETGEVLGWGMGSEGQLGTGTSSDANEPTPSICLGVNLSAGSHKPARISAGGQHTVLFVEDTSPQKEPSPQPEPEEPQAEVEPEPKAKKAKQEQDQQVTSTSASEVSVEVKGKRKRKESTSSEKINGDEKKETAMEVDDTDKSEKSQEDNKQTDTDQSADETSQDSKVETMDTSSQDTLDSETDKHTEKNESDDKQTDDKVENIETEMETDSEKVPEKTEKPEKVEKNSEKSEKLETEVNGVEGQVA
- the LOC123720111 gene encoding regulator of chromosome condensation isoform X2, translated to MPAARGVKRTASKTSAVTASSAPKNKKKRGAIQLEVPSAPKGRGCVLTCGQGDVGQLGLGENVIETTKFKQVTGLGNKIVDACAGGMHTVALDSEGKVWTFGCNDEGALGRPTTNEQEEGTPSSVSLPAPAVSVSAGDSHSAALLNNGDVYAWGAFRDSHGSMGLVLRAREGKSSKEPLKLAIPETAVSIASGGDHLVILSTSGAVYTMGCGEQGQLGRLSQRSASREARQGFSALLVPSKVTLKCIVSRVWAGYHATFALDAVTDKMFAWGLNNYGQLGITGEKRKTALYTPIECDAFSNTLSWQEVALGQHHSLALDSNGQVYAVGRCEYGRLGLGDRNTDAEALEPLPALQNKKCISIAAGTSNSFALTETGEVLGWGMGSEGQLGTGTSSDANEPTPSICLGVNLSAGSHKPARISAGGQHTVLFVEDTSPQKEPSPQPEPEEPQAEVEPEPKAKKAKQEQDQQVTSTSASEVSVEVKGKRKRKESTSSEVKKQKAAPTRKPRNRK